One genomic segment of Brassica napus cultivar Da-Ae chromosome A3, Da-Ae, whole genome shotgun sequence includes these proteins:
- the LOC111211122 gene encoding uncharacterized protein LOC111211122, which produces MKDMVSKRRKSRVRPSWILNDLWKEMTAYWDTAKAQQKSETTSAARLSDRNGLGPHKHNAGQKSYLQIEQEMVEELGRPVTIGEVFIKAHTKKNGSFVDKKAKLVAEAYEKNKQAKLADLQAENSESSDGTSHPPQLSLDQDNELFLLSTVTDKRGRHYGIGSLESTIVNGKRKRCESSSSYVDLEKQLSDAHRKIEKQAAYTAKQAKKLKIFSLVKKYLAATDPNFLAFMAANQGEDDDEGEEGEGDGEGEGESESESESEGEGEGEGEEGEDEGEGESEDEDEF; this is translated from the exons ATGAAGGACATGGTTAGCAAGCGTAGGAAGTCTCGAGTTCGACCATCCTGGATTTTGAATGATCTGTGGAAAGAAATGACAGCTTACTGGGACACTGCTAAAGCCCAACAAAAAAGCGAGACAACATCAGCTGCTCGGTTGTCTGACCGAAATGGTCTTGGTCCTCACAAGCACAATGCTGGCCAGAAGTCTTACCTCCAAATCGAACAAGAAATG GTTGAAGAATTGGGCAGACCAGTGACTATTGGTGAAGTTTTCATCAAGGCACACACCAAAAAAAATGGCAGCTTTGTAGATAAGAAAGCAAAGCTAGTTGCAGAGGCCTATGAGAAGAACAAGCAAGCCAAGCTGGCTGACCTTCAAGCTGAAAACTCAGAGAGTTCAGATGGTACTTCACACCCTCCACAACTCTCTCTAGACCAGGATAATGAGCTCTTCCTTCTG TCCACTGTCACAGACAAAAGAGGAAGACACTATGGAATAGGAAGCCTAGAAAGTACTATTGTCAACGGAAAGCGCAAGCGTTGTGAATCCTCTTCTTCGTACGTAGACCTCGAAAAACAGCTCAGCGATGCTCACCGGAAGATTGAGAAGCAGGCGGCTTACACTGCCAAGCAAGCAAAAAAGCTCAAAATTTTTTCCTTGGTGAAGAAGTATCTGGCTGCAACTGATCCAAATTTTTTGGCCTTCATGGCTGCTAATCAaggtgaagatgatgatgaaggtgaagaagGTGAAGGTGATGGTGAAGGTGAAGGTGAAAGTGAAAGTGAAAGTGAAAGTGAAGGTGAAGGTGAAGGTGAAGGtgaagaaggtgaagatgaAGGGGAAGGTGAaagtgaagatgaagatgaattTTAG
- the LOC106398062 gene encoding uncharacterized protein LOC106398062, which translates to MWYLPIADRLKRMYQSKKTAAAMRWHAEHQSKEGEMCHPSDAAEWKHFQEMHPQFAEEPRNVYLGLCTDGFNPFGMSRNHSLWPVILTPYNLPPDMCMNTEYLFLTILNSGPNHPRASLDIFLKPLIAELKELWSTGVEAYDVSLNQNFNLKAVLLWTISDFPAYGMLSGWTTHGKLSCPICMEDTKAFYLTNGRKTCWFDCHRRFLPPNHPLRKNRKDFLKGKNAVNEDPPDSLTGEQVYSERLKGVNPPKTSVCGGNGHEKKKSGYGKYHNWHKESIFWELPYWRDLILRHNLDVMHIEKNFFDNIMNTLMNVKGKSKDTINSRLDMEIFCDRPHLHLDGSGQAPFPPYTLNEDERRSLLECVKHAVKFPDGYASNLANCVDIENNKFSGMKSHDCHVFMERLLPFIFSELLDQNVHLALSAKAKNKRFAAGSIVESYINEEIAYFSEHYFSDHIQTKSRFTRFDEGEVPVYHVPGVPDIFTHVGHPSGETQEIWLSEKDYRCAHAYVLRNCDYFQPLERMFEDFLSAKYPDLSEKDLSAKRADEYHIWVKDYVSYWSNTHNFPVWVKDISNGPLTRARTWPMYFTKGYLFHTQKHGEGRKTCNYGVSVKGESYTNASDEANYYGILTDIIQIQYEGSVNLKITLFKCKWYDPVIGRGTRRRNGGIVDVLSSRKYYKYEPFILAFQADQVCYIPYPYVKKPKQSWLNVLKVNPRRIISGEYEDKEPTLLQQENDDAVLMTTIEELAVDHLVHARVQPINLDIDVEDVEPEDEFQCNVSSSSSDDGDGEEPY; encoded by the exons ATGTGGTATCTACCTATAGCTGATAGGCTGAAGAGAATGTATCAGAGCAAGAAGACAGCAGcggcaatgagatggcatgctgAGCACCAATCAAAAGAGGGAGAAATGTGTCATCCATCTGATGCGGCAGAATGGAAACATTTTCAAGAGATGCATCCCCAGTTTGCCGAAGAACCTCGCAacgtttatcttggattatgtacAGATGGATTCAATCCATTTGGGATGTCTCGTAATCATTCGTTGTGGCCTGTGATCTTAACTCCATATAATCTACCCCCTGATATGTGCATGAATACAGAGTATTTGTTTCTTACAATTCTGAATTCTGGGCCAAATCATCCACGAGCTAGTCTTGATATCTTCCTCAAACCTTTGATTGCGGAGTTAAAAGAATTGTGGTCAACTGGAGTCGAAGCATATGATGTgtctttaaatcaaaattttaatctaaaaGCCGTGTTACTGTGGACGATAAGCGACTTTCCGGCGTATGGCATGCTATCAGGATGGACGACCCATGGTAAATTGTCTTGTCCAATTTGCATGGAAGATACAAAGGCTTTTTATCTGACTAATGGAAGGAAGacgtgttggtttgattgtcaccgaaGATTTCTTCCTCCTAATCATCCACTGAGAAAGAATAGAAAGGATTTCTTGAAGGGGAAAAACGCGGTAAATGAAGATCCACCTGATTCTTTAACTGGTGAACAAGTTTATTCAGAACGATTAAAGGGTGTCAATCCTCCAAAAACGTCTGTTTGCGGTGGAAACGGTCATGAAAAGAAGAAGTCTGGTTATGGGAAGTACCATAACTGGCACAAGGAAAgcatattttgggagttgccatactGGAGGGACCTAATTCTCCGACATaatcttgatgtgatgcatatagagaagaatttttttgacaacatcatGAATACTCTTATGAATGTTAAGGGTAAATCGAAAGACACAATCAATTCAAGATTGGATATGGAAATATTTTGTGATCGTCCACACTTACAtcttgatggttctggtcaagctcCATTTCCTCCCTACACACTAAACGAAGACGAAAGGAGAAGTTTATTGGAATGCGTGAAACATGCGGTTAAATTCCCAGATGGATATGCTTCAAACTTAGCTAATTGTGTTGATATAGAAAACAACAAATTTTCTGGCATGAAGAGTCATGACTGCCATGTTTTTATGGAGCGGCTACTTCCATTTATCTTTTCAGAACTCCTTGACCAGAATGTTCATCTTGCGTTATCAG caAAAGCCAAGAACAAAAGATTTGCGGCCGGCTCGATTGTCGAATCATATATCAACGAGGAGATAGCTTACTTCTCAGAACACTACTTTTCTGATCATATACAAACCAAATCAAG GTTCACAAGATTTGATGAAGGTGAAGTCCCCGTATATCATGTCCCTGGAGTACCTGATATATTTACGCACGTAGGACATCCAAGTGGAGAAACGCAAGAAATATGGCTTTCCGAGAAAGACTATAGATGCGCACATGCATATGTTTTACGCAATTGTGATTATTTTCAGCCACTTGAGAg GATGTTTGAAGATTTTCTTAGTGCAAAATATCCAGACCTCTCCGAAAAAGACCTCTCTGCGAAGAGAGCTGACGAATATCATATATGGGTGAAAGATTAT GTTAGCTATTGGAGCAACACACATAATTTTCCTGTGTGGGTTAAAGATATTTCGAATGGACCCCTGACTAGAGCCAGAACATGGCCCATGTACTTCACAAAAGGCTATTTGTTCCATACGCAGAAGCATGGCGAGGGAAGAAAGACATGTAACTATGGTGTGAGTGTTAAAGGAGAAAGTTACACAAATGCATCCGATGAAGCCAATTACTACGGGATATTGACTGATATCATACAAATTCAGTATGAGGGATCGGTCAATTTGAAAATCACACTTTTTAAGTGTAAGTGGTATGATCCGGTAATTGGTAGAGGCACTCGACGGAGAAATGGAGGCATCGTCGACGTTCTTTCATCGCGGAAATACTATAAATACGAACCATTTATTCTAG CGTTTCAAGCAGATCAAGTTTGTTATATCCCGTATCCGTACGTTAAGAAACCAAAGCAGTCGTGGCTCAATGTTTTAAAAGTGAATCCAAGGAGAATCATTTCAGGAGAATATGAAGATAAAGAACCGACACTGTTGCAACAAGAAAATGATGATGCTGTTTTAATGACTACAATTGAAGAACTTGCAGTCGACCATTTGGTTCATGCTCGGGTACAACCTATAAATCTTGATATTGATGTGGAAGATGTTGAACCAGAGGATGAATTCCAGTGTAATGTATCATCGTCTTCTTCTGATGATGGAGATGGAGAAGAACCCTATTAA